From a region of the uncultured Desulfatiglans sp. genome:
- the panB gene encoding 3-methyl-2-oxobutanoate hydroxymethyltransferase, translated as MERKKVTIAGLQAKKAAGQKITMITAYDYPSGALADQAGIDTILVGDSLGMVMLGYDSTVPVTMDEMIHHCKAVRRGVKSAFILGDMPFLSYQVSEEKAVENAGRFIKEAGCEAVKLEGGSEMAGVIRAIVNAGIPVCGHIGLTPQTATKLSGFKVQGKDAESARELVQAARDMEAAGAFMLVMECVPDVLGARITRELRIPTIGIGAGPDCDGQVLVYHDVLGLFERFTPKFVKQYVNLAPQIREALAQYKQDVESGAFPGAEHVFAMSAEEADKI; from the coding sequence ATGGAACGGAAAAAAGTGACGATTGCAGGTTTGCAGGCCAAGAAGGCGGCCGGTCAGAAGATCACCATGATAACGGCGTATGATTACCCGTCCGGAGCGCTGGCGGACCAGGCCGGGATCGACACCATCCTGGTGGGCGATTCTCTGGGCATGGTCATGCTGGGGTATGATTCAACGGTCCCCGTGACGATGGACGAGATGATCCATCACTGCAAGGCCGTGCGCCGGGGCGTGAAGAGCGCCTTCATCCTCGGGGATATGCCCTTTCTCTCGTATCAGGTGAGCGAGGAGAAGGCCGTTGAAAACGCCGGCCGGTTCATCAAGGAGGCGGGGTGCGAGGCCGTCAAGCTCGAGGGCGGAAGTGAGATGGCAGGCGTGATCCGGGCGATTGTAAACGCCGGCATCCCAGTCTGCGGGCACATCGGCCTCACACCGCAGACGGCGACCAAACTGAGCGGTTTCAAGGTTCAGGGCAAGGACGCCGAGAGCGCCCGCGAACTGGTCCAGGCGGCCAGGGACATGGAGGCCGCCGGCGCTTTCATGCTCGTGATGGAATGCGTCCCGGACGTCCTGGGAGCCCGCATCACCCGCGAACTCCGCATTCCCACGATCGGGATCGGCGCCGGCCCCGACTGTGACGGACAGGTCTTGGTCTATCACGACGTGTTGGGGCTCTTTGAACGCTTCACACCGAAATTCGTCAAACAGTACGTCAACCTGGCGCCCCAGATCCGAGAGGCCCTCGCCCAGTACAAGCAGGATGTCGAGAGCGGCGCCTTCCCAGGCGCAGAGCACGTTTTTGCGATGAGTGCCGAAGAGGCCGATAAGATTTGA
- the groEL gene encoding chaperone Hsp60, peptide-dependent ATPase, heat shock protein (Evidence 2a : Function from experimental evidences in other organisms; Product type f : factor), protein MAKEIKYSVKARESILRGVDFLADAVKVTLGPKGRNVILDKAFGSPNITKDGVTVAKEIELEDKFENMGAQMVKEVASKTSDVAGDGTTTATVLAQSIYREGSKLVAAGVNPMALKRGIEKAVEVAVGELKKISKPTKDQEEIAQVGTISANNDSTIGNIIAEAMNKVGKEGVITVEEAKSMETTLEVVEGMQFDRGYLSPYFVTDPEKMIVNLSEPYILLHEKKISSMKDLIPILEQIAKMGKPLLIISEDVEGEALATLVVNKLRGTLQVAAVKAPGFGDRRKAMLEDIAILTGGRVISEDMGFKLENTTLNDLGTAKTINIDKDNTTIVDGGGNRADLEGRVKQIRAQIDETTSDYDREKLQERLAKLIGGVAVINVGAATESEMKEKKARVEDALNATRAAVEEGVVPGGGVALVRCIPALVSLKLEGEEQPGVNLVMRALEEPLRQIANNAGAEGSVVVEKVKEKEGAVGYNADKGAYEDLLKAGIIDPTKVTRFALQNASSVSSLLLTTEAMIAEKPKEKEDMPAMPGGGMGGMGGMGGMM, encoded by the coding sequence ATGGCGAAAGAGATTAAATACAGTGTTAAGGCGAGGGAGTCCATCCTGCGGGGCGTCGATTTCCTTGCAGATGCTGTGAAGGTCACTCTGGGGCCCAAAGGCCGCAATGTTATTCTGGACAAGGCCTTCGGGTCGCCGAACATCACGAAGGACGGCGTCACGGTCGCGAAGGAGATCGAACTGGAAGACAAGTTCGAGAACATGGGCGCGCAGATGGTCAAGGAAGTCGCTTCCAAGACCTCCGATGTGGCCGGGGACGGCACCACGACGGCGACGGTCCTTGCCCAGTCGATCTATCGCGAAGGCTCCAAGCTCGTAGCGGCCGGCGTGAATCCGATGGCCCTCAAGCGCGGCATCGAAAAGGCCGTCGAAGTGGCGGTCGGTGAACTCAAGAAGATCTCCAAACCCACCAAAGACCAGGAAGAGATCGCGCAGGTCGGCACCATTTCGGCCAACAACGATTCGACGATCGGCAACATCATCGCCGAGGCCATGAACAAGGTCGGCAAAGAGGGCGTCATAACGGTTGAAGAGGCCAAGAGCATGGAGACCACCCTCGAGGTGGTGGAAGGCATGCAGTTCGACCGCGGCTACCTTTCCCCGTATTTCGTGACCGATCCCGAGAAGATGATCGTCAATCTGAGCGAACCCTACATCCTGCTCCACGAGAAGAAGATCAGCAGCATGAAGGATTTGATCCCGATCCTTGAGCAGATCGCCAAGATGGGCAAGCCGCTTCTGATCATCTCGGAAGACGTCGAAGGCGAGGCCCTTGCGACCCTGGTGGTCAACAAGCTGCGCGGGACGCTGCAGGTGGCTGCGGTCAAGGCCCCCGGATTCGGGGATCGCCGCAAGGCCATGCTCGAGGATATCGCCATCCTGACCGGCGGCCGCGTGATCTCGGAGGATATGGGTTTCAAACTCGAGAACACGACCCTGAACGACCTGGGCACCGCCAAGACCATCAACATCGACAAAGACAACACCACCATCGTGGACGGCGGCGGAAACCGGGCCGACCTCGAAGGGCGGGTCAAGCAGATCCGGGCGCAGATCGACGAGACGACCTCGGACTATGACCGCGAAAAGCTCCAGGAGCGCCTGGCGAAGCTGATCGGCGGCGTCGCCGTCATCAACGTGGGCGCCGCTACCGAGTCCGAGATGAAAGAGAAGAAGGCGCGGGTCGAAGACGCCCTGAACGCCACGCGGGCCGCTGTCGAAGAAGGCGTCGTACCGGGTGGTGGAGTCGCTCTCGTCCGCTGCATTCCGGCGCTTGTGTCTTTGAAGCTCGAAGGCGAGGAGCAGCCCGGCGTCAATCTGGTGATGCGTGCGCTCGAAGAGCCGCTCCGCCAGATCGCCAACAACGCCGGGGCCGAAGGCTCCGTGGTCGTTGAGAAGGTCAAGGAAAAGGAAGGGGCGGTCGGTTACAACGCTGACAAGGGCGCGTACGAAGACCTGCTGAAGGCCGGGATCATCGACCCGACCAAGGTGACCCGCTTCGCGCTGCAGAACGCCTCTTCGGTTTCCTCCCTCCTTCTGACGACCGAGGCCATGATCGCCGAAAAACCGAAAGAGAAAGAAGACATGCCGGCGATGCCGGGCGGCGGTATGGGCGGTATGGGTGGCATGGGCGGCATGATGTAA
- a CDS encoding 2-dehydropantoate 2-reductase, which translates to MKILVVGPGAVGCLFAARFRKAGYDATLLDYRPERADRISREGIRIEGILGEYRVEVPVVTPETPSRPDLALICVKSNQTRQAAEEIADWLPADGRVLTLQNGLGNFEVLQEVFGAERVLGGITAEGATVLGPGRIRHAGRGDTVIGPDSGGDETIERIAEAFRQAGFAVRTAERVDQLIWGKLIVNVGINALTALLRVKNGRLPNLPTVVRLMDDLVREAVAVASARGIDLPYPDPLGRVMEVCRATADNVASMLQDVLKQRPTEVAHINGAIVREGERCGVPTPVNRALTWLVQGLENSYTERVPDPPASTGE; encoded by the coding sequence ATGAAGATCCTGGTCGTAGGTCCCGGGGCGGTGGGGTGCCTGTTCGCAGCCCGTTTCCGCAAGGCCGGGTATGACGCGACGCTGCTCGATTACCGGCCGGAGCGGGCGGATCGCATCAGTCGAGAGGGGATTCGCATCGAAGGGATCCTCGGCGAGTACAGGGTCGAGGTGCCTGTCGTCACACCCGAGACGCCTTCGAGGCCCGACCTGGCGTTGATCTGCGTCAAGTCCAACCAGACCCGGCAGGCAGCCGAAGAGATCGCGGACTGGCTGCCGGCTGACGGGAGGGTGCTGACGCTGCAGAACGGTCTCGGCAATTTCGAGGTCCTCCAGGAGGTCTTCGGTGCGGAGCGGGTGCTCGGGGGGATTACGGCGGAGGGCGCGACGGTGCTGGGCCCCGGCCGGATCCGTCATGCCGGCCGCGGGGATACGGTCATCGGCCCTGATTCGGGTGGTGACGAAACGATCGAGCGCATCGCCGAGGCTTTCAGGCAGGCCGGCTTCGCTGTGCGGACGGCCGAAAGGGTCGATCAGTTGATTTGGGGGAAGTTGATCGTCAATGTCGGGATCAATGCGCTGACGGCGCTGCTGAGGGTCAAGAACGGCCGTCTGCCGAACCTTCCGACCGTCGTGCGGCTGATGGATGATCTGGTGAGGGAGGCCGTAGCCGTGGCGTCCGCCCGGGGGATCGACCTTCCCTACCCCGACCCGCTCGGCCGCGTGATGGAGGTATGCCGCGCGACAGCGGACAACGTGGCCTCCATGTTGCAGGACGTTCTCAAACAGCGCCCCACGGAGGTCGCGCATATCAACGGGGCGATCGTGAGGGAAGGGGAGCGCTGCGGGGTCCCCACGCCGGTCAACCGGGCCTTGACCTGGCTGGTTCAGGGGCTCGAGAACAGCTACACGGAACGGGTCCCGGACCCGCCGGCGTCGACAGGGGAGTGA
- a CDS encoding Acetyltransferase, whose amino-acid sequence MNVTTITGYIPGAVGKITELHAVYYHDRWGFDVSFETQVGAELSDFVRNFQTGRDGLWLAWQGKHFAGSIAVDGRPVEPCSARLRWFIVEPFSQGEGLGWQLIGSALSFSRAAGFRRLYLWTFRGLDAALGLYRQSGFTLTEEHTVAQWGQTIREQRFDLALR is encoded by the coding sequence ATGAACGTGACGACCATAACGGGATATATCCCCGGCGCTGTAGGTAAGATAACTGAACTCCATGCGGTTTACTACCATGATCGGTGGGGATTCGACGTTTCCTTCGAAACCCAGGTGGGCGCCGAACTTTCAGACTTTGTGCGGAATTTTCAGACGGGGCGCGACGGGCTCTGGCTTGCATGGCAGGGAAAGCACTTCGCCGGAAGCATCGCGGTGGACGGCAGACCGGTGGAGCCCTGTTCGGCCCGACTGAGGTGGTTCATCGTCGAACCCTTCTCTCAGGGCGAAGGCCTGGGGTGGCAGTTGATCGGGTCCGCCTTGTCTTTCAGCCGGGCGGCGGGTTTCCGGAGGCTCTATCTTTGGACCTTTCGTGGCCTCGATGCCGCCCTCGGGCTATACCGGCAGTCAGGCTTCACCCTGACCGAGGAGCACACGGTCGCGCAATGGGGACAGACCATCCGGGAGCAGCGCTTCGATCTGGCGCTGAGGTGA
- a CDS encoding hypothetical protein (Evidence 5 : Unknown function), translating to MPGWVRRPFPEGHQQDSRGAMKSEAGAAVEDASIGGTDGTEKSDDCRFAGQEGGRSEDHHDNGV from the coding sequence ATGCCGGGATGGGTGAGAAGGCCATTTCCGGAGGGACACCAGCAGGATTCACGAGGTGCGATGAAGTCGGAGGCCGGGGCGGCCGTCGAGGACGCATCGATAGGAGGGACCGATGGAACGGAAAAAAGTGACGATTGCAGGTTTGCAGGCCAAGAAGGCGGCCGGTCAGAAGATCACCATGATAACGGCGTATGA
- a CDS encoding NUDIX hydrolase → MNREDRAVTVTSHEEIYRCRVFRLEREQVVLGNGTEVSLDIIRHPGASAILPLTSDGRLLMLRQYRHAVGGFIWEIPAGTLNPGEDPLACAHRELAEETGFSARSMEKIGEITPLPGYSDERIHLYVAADLAPAEQRLDEDEWLHVEALPIGRVMEMVREGAIQDGKTLCSLLFLEHGAGRNLHPAAVKRIRGETDAR, encoded by the coding sequence ATGAATAGAGAAGATCGAGCGGTGACTGTTACGAGCCATGAGGAGATCTACCGGTGCCGCGTGTTCAGACTGGAGCGGGAGCAGGTGGTCCTCGGCAACGGCACCGAGGTGAGCCTCGACATCATCCGTCATCCGGGCGCTTCGGCGATCCTGCCGCTGACCTCGGATGGGCGGCTTCTGATGCTGCGGCAGTACCGCCATGCGGTCGGCGGCTTCATCTGGGAGATTCCGGCAGGCACCTTGAACCCCGGGGAAGACCCTTTGGCCTGTGCCCACAGGGAACTGGCGGAGGAGACGGGCTTCAGTGCGCGCAGCATGGAGAAGATCGGGGAAATCACACCGCTCCCCGGTTATTCGGACGAGCGGATCCATCTGTATGTCGCCGCCGACCTGGCACCGGCCGAACAGCGGTTGGACGAGGACGAGTGGCTCCATGTGGAGGCGCTGCCGATCGGCCGGGTGATGGAAATGGTTCGGGAAGGGGCGATCCAGGATGGAAAGACCCTCTGCTCGCTGCTCTTCCTGGAGCACGGGGCGGGCCGGAACCTTCATCCTGCGGCCGTGAAGAGGATCCGGGGGGAAACTGATGCCCGGTGA
- a CDS encoding conserved hypothetical protein (Evidence 4 : Unknown function but conserved in other organisms) codes for MEKITPETYEKYIKGLTDISRAITSDLYLEDILKLIVMVTAKVTGVEICSLWLIDEGQEPKSIRLKATQAIDPDYVKDRSLGMDEGVVGYVATHRQPLILRDVLKEPRFKEKEMARKLGLVSMLGIPMHGKDQQVIGVLNCFTSEPHDFSQTEVNLITAVANQAAVAIMNTELMVQTKVIQEELETRKLLERAKEVVMRRRNMKADEAHRWLQKRSMDSRKSIRYVAEAVLLSDEL; via the coding sequence ATGGAAAAAATCACCCCGGAAACCTACGAAAAATACATCAAGGGTCTGACGGATATCAGCCGGGCCATCACCTCCGATCTCTACCTGGAGGATATCCTGAAACTGATAGTAATGGTCACGGCCAAGGTTACCGGTGTTGAGATATGCTCTCTGTGGCTTATAGATGAGGGGCAGGAGCCGAAGTCTATCAGACTGAAGGCCACCCAGGCCATCGATCCGGACTATGTCAAGGACCGCTCCCTCGGCATGGACGAAGGGGTCGTGGGCTATGTCGCCACCCACAGGCAGCCGCTGATCCTGCGCGACGTGCTCAAGGAGCCGCGCTTCAAGGAAAAGGAGATGGCCCGCAAACTCGGGCTCGTGTCCATGCTCGGCATCCCCATGCACGGGAAGGATCAGCAGGTCATCGGCGTCTTGAACTGCTTCACCTCCGAACCGCACGACTTCTCGCAGACCGAGGTCAACCTCATCACCGCCGTCGCGAACCAGGCCGCCGTCGCGATCATGAACACCGAACTGATGGTCCAGACGAAGGTCATCCAGGAGGAACTCGAAACGCGCAAGCTCCTGGAACGGGCCAAGGAAGTGGTCATGCGGCGCCGCAACATGAAGGCGGACGAGGCCCATCGCTGGCTGCAGAAGCGGAGCATGGACAGCCGGAAGTCCATCCGCTACGTCGCCGAAGCGGTCCTCCTCTCGGACGAACTGTAG
- the galE gene encoding UDP-glucose 4-epimerase: MKIMVTGGAGFIGSNVVDGYLADGHQVSIVDDLSSGRLANVNAGARFYEADIRSPDISRIFERERPDILNHHAAQISVPASVDDPVADADINIKGLLNLLEAAVRFGVRKVIFISSGGAIYGEAGEYPTSEACPPRPLSPYAVAKYASEHYLAFYRHQYGLDYCVLRYANIYGPRQIPKGEAGVVAIFMNNLLKGEPSLLFHFPGEEDGMVRDYCFVGDVVKANIAALSHEGGGCFNIGTGVETRTLDLYRTIFERLGALRGPLAPQLAVPLTREARAGDLRRSCLQIGKAVEALAWTPLTPLPLGIQETWSWRLSQPL; this comes from the coding sequence ATGAAGATCATGGTGACGGGCGGGGCCGGGTTCATCGGCTCCAACGTGGTGGATGGGTATCTGGCCGATGGTCATCAGGTTTCGATCGTCGACGATCTGTCGAGCGGCAGGCTTGCCAATGTCAACGCGGGCGCCCGCTTCTACGAGGCCGACATCCGCTCCCCGGACATCTCCCGGATCTTCGAGCGCGAAAGGCCGGACATCCTGAACCATCACGCGGCGCAGATCAGCGTGCCCGCATCGGTCGATGACCCGGTCGCAGACGCCGACATCAATATCAAGGGGCTTCTGAACCTCCTCGAGGCTGCGGTCCGCTTCGGGGTCCGGAAGGTGATTTTCATCTCCTCGGGTGGGGCGATCTACGGTGAAGCCGGGGAGTATCCGACCTCCGAGGCATGCCCGCCGAGGCCGCTCTCCCCCTATGCGGTCGCCAAATACGCCTCGGAGCACTACCTCGCCTTCTACCGCCACCAGTACGGCCTGGATTACTGCGTGCTCCGATACGCCAACATCTACGGGCCGAGGCAGATCCCGAAGGGGGAGGCGGGCGTGGTGGCCATCTTCATGAACAACCTCCTCAAAGGGGAGCCCTCGCTGCTCTTTCACTTCCCCGGAGAGGAAGACGGAATGGTCCGCGACTACTGCTTCGTCGGCGATGTCGTCAAGGCCAACATCGCCGCCCTTTCTCACGAAGGGGGAGGTTGTTTCAATATCGGTACGGGTGTCGAAACCCGTACGCTGGATTTGTACCGTACGATCTTCGAGCGCCTTGGCGCTTTGCGCGGGCCGCTGGCCCCGCAGCTGGCAGTCCCTCTTACGAGGGAGGCCCGTGCCGGCGATCTTCGCCGGAGTTGTCTGCAGATCGGGAAGGCGGTGGAAGCCCTGGCATGGACCCCGCTGACACCCCTTCCGCTCGGTATCCAGGAGACCTGGTCCTGGCGGTTGAGCCAGCCCCTGTGA
- the groS gene encoding Cpn10 chaperonin GroES, small subunit of GroESL (Evidence 2a : Function from experimental evidences in other organisms; PubMedId : 12475168, 2897629, 2901493, 8506346, 8538739, 8876186, 9285585, 9298646, 9600841; Product type f : factor) — translation MNVRPLHDRVIVKRVEGEEMTKGGIIIPDTAKEKPIEGVVVAVGNGKILENGTKMPLEVKAGDRILFGKYAGTEIKIEGEEHLIMREDDIIAIVQ, via the coding sequence ATGAATGTAAGACCACTGCATGACCGCGTCATCGTGAAACGGGTCGAGGGCGAAGAAATGACCAAAGGCGGAATCATCATTCCGGATACCGCGAAAGAAAAGCCCATCGAGGGCGTGGTCGTCGCCGTCGGCAACGGCAAGATCCTCGAGAACGGAACGAAGATGCCCCTGGAAGTGAAGGCGGGCGACCGCATCCTTTTCGGGAAATACGCCGGCACCGAGATCAAGATCGAGGGCGAAGAACATCTCATCATGCGGGAAGACGACATCATTGCCATCGTGCAATAG
- a CDS encoding GHMP kinase, N-terminal domain protein: protein MPGETVFRHAVRNLLEELTFRATAPCRVDAGGTWDIKAMALPFEREEPTTVNIALDLRTSVTVSAHREGFVKITSRGFEGAVEAESGRFPLRPPFGAYFAAAAHFGLDGLLIHIDSASPVKSALGGSSAALVALIRVLADLSRRASTGRTLKRQETLLLAYHLEDALQGGCGGMQDQAAAVFGGVSGWRWTYSRPARPFVRMSLLDGPGCADLSRRMLVAFSGKEHVSVVTNRQWVQDFLEGRTRRAWLEANRAVSALARAIQGREWAEAAGLVRREMAIRRDITPEALIPETAALIDDAEACGCGARFAGAGAGGSLWAIGPEEAIDRLRTGWRKRLSGIPGGRVLDCGVDPRGVRLETARLPKPL, encoded by the coding sequence ATGCCCGGTGAAACCGTGTTCAGGCACGCTGTCCGCAATCTGCTCGAGGAACTGACCTTCAGGGCCACCGCTCCCTGCCGCGTCGATGCCGGCGGCACCTGGGACATCAAGGCGATGGCGCTTCCCTTCGAGAGGGAGGAGCCGACGACCGTCAACATCGCGCTGGACCTGAGGACCTCCGTTACGGTGTCGGCGCACCGTGAAGGCTTTGTCAAAATCACCTCCCGGGGCTTCGAGGGGGCGGTCGAGGCCGAGAGCGGGCGATTTCCACTGAGGCCGCCCTTCGGGGCCTATTTTGCGGCGGCGGCCCACTTCGGGCTGGACGGGCTCCTGATCCACATCGATTCGGCATCCCCTGTCAAATCGGCCCTGGGGGGATCGAGCGCGGCGCTGGTCGCCCTGATCCGGGTGCTGGCGGACCTCTCACGAAGGGCGTCAACCGGACGCACGCTCAAACGGCAAGAGACGCTGCTCCTGGCCTACCATCTGGAGGACGCCCTGCAGGGGGGCTGCGGCGGCATGCAGGACCAGGCGGCGGCGGTCTTCGGGGGTGTGTCGGGGTGGCGCTGGACTTACAGCCGTCCGGCAAGGCCGTTTGTACGGATGAGCCTCCTGGACGGCCCGGGGTGCGCGGACCTGAGCCGCAGGATGCTGGTCGCCTTCAGCGGCAAAGAGCACGTCTCGGTCGTGACCAACCGCCAATGGGTGCAGGATTTTCTGGAAGGGCGGACTCGGCGCGCCTGGCTCGAGGCGAACCGGGCCGTGTCGGCGCTTGCCCGCGCGATCCAAGGGCGTGAGTGGGCCGAAGCGGCCGGTCTGGTCCGGCGCGAGATGGCCATCCGGCGCGACATTACGCCCGAGGCGCTCATCCCGGAGACGGCGGCCCTGATCGACGACGCGGAGGCGTGCGGCTGCGGGGCCCGGTTCGCCGGGGCGGGGGCCGGCGGATCCCTTTGGGCGATCGGCCCCGAGGAGGCCATCGACAGGCTGCGGACGGGCTGGAGGAAAAGGCTCTCGGGCATCCCGGGGGGCCGGGTCCTGGACTGCGGGGTGGACCCCCGGGGCGTCCGGCTGGAAACGGCCCGTTTGCCTAAACCTCTGTGA
- a CDS encoding hypothetical protein (Evidence 5 : Unknown function), translated as MDFWANLGVDLHVCLCGDLQVASAQTLDFLDIGQTGARPAEVGLSTRRVQRKILISGLETGFYREIISGWKRL; from the coding sequence ATGGACTTTTGGGCCAATCTCGGCGTCGATCTGCACGTTTGCTTGTGCGGCGACCTGCAGGTCGCCTCCGCACAAACGCTTGATTTCCTTGATATTGGCCAAACCGGGGCCCGCCCCGCAGAGGTGGGACTGAGCACCCGAAGGGTGCAAAGAAAAATCCTCATTTCCGGATTGGAAACGGGGTTCTACCGGGAAATCATTTCCGGATGGAAACGACTCTAA
- the pilT gene encoding Twitching mobility protein has product MTRIDAFFQLMNEQGASDLHMIAGQQPVMRINGDLERIRYGLLDNDALKSMLYEIAPKDKIEVFEETGDVDFGYEISGTARYRANFFLHRNGIGAVFRAIPSRILNCQELGLPPVIRRLASLPNGLVLVTGPTGSGKSTTLAAIIDEVNRTRKDHVMTIEDPVEFVHQSDKAIINHREVGRHTRSFSVALRGALREDPDVIMVGEMRDLETMALAIEASSTGHLVLSTLHTPNASKTVDRMIEVFPENEQELIRNTLADNLRAVVSQTLLKRIDQSGRAAAIEILIATPAVRNLIREGKTFQIPSMLQMGKKYGMQPLDDAIMNLLNRKIIHPEDAYSKSIDKSRFLPFLNHPPADFTEV; this is encoded by the coding sequence ATGACTCGCATCGACGCTTTTTTCCAATTGATGAACGAACAGGGGGCATCGGATCTCCACATGATTGCGGGCCAGCAGCCCGTTATGCGGATCAATGGAGATCTCGAAAGGATCCGATACGGCCTTCTCGATAACGATGCGCTCAAGTCCATGCTCTATGAAATCGCACCGAAGGACAAGATCGAGGTGTTCGAAGAGACCGGAGATGTCGATTTCGGATATGAGATTTCCGGGACGGCGCGCTACCGCGCCAATTTCTTCCTGCATCGGAACGGGATCGGCGCCGTGTTTCGTGCGATCCCGTCACGGATCCTGAACTGCCAGGAGCTCGGGCTGCCGCCGGTGATACGCCGACTCGCCTCGCTTCCGAACGGGCTCGTCCTGGTCACCGGACCGACCGGCAGCGGCAAATCCACCACCCTGGCCGCCATCATCGACGAAGTGAACCGCACCCGCAAGGACCACGTCATGACCATCGAAGATCCTGTCGAGTTCGTTCACCAGAGCGACAAGGCGATCATCAACCACAGGGAAGTGGGCCGGCACACCCGTTCCTTTTCCGTCGCCCTCCGGGGGGCGCTGCGCGAGGACCCGGATGTCATCATGGTCGGAGAGATGCGCGATCTGGAGACCATGGCCCTGGCCATCGAGGCGTCTTCGACGGGCCATCTGGTCCTCAGCACCCTCCATACCCCGAATGCATCCAAGACCGTCGACCGGATGATCGAGGTCTTCCCTGAAAACGAACAGGAGTTGATCCGCAACACCCTGGCGGACAACCTGCGGGCCGTCGTCAGCCAAACCCTCCTGAAACGCATCGACCAATCGGGCCGCGCGGCGGCCATCGAGATCCTCATCGCCACGCCCGCCGTGCGGAACCTCATCCGGGAGGGGAAGACCTTTCAGATCCCGTCCATGCTGCAGATGGGGAAAAAATACGGGATGCAGCCCCTCGACGACGCCATCATGAACCTGCTCAATCGGAAGATCATCCATCCCGAAGACGCGTACTCGAAATCGATCGACAAATCGCGGTTTCTGCCCTTCTTGAATCACCCGCCTGCCGATTTCACAGAGGTTTAG